In a single window of the Bacillus clarus genome:
- the ptsH gene encoding phosphocarrier protein HPr → MEKIFKVTSDSGIHARPATLLVNTASKFGSDINLEYNGKNVNLKSIMGVMSLGIQQGAEIKITANGDDAAQALAAIEETMKNEGLGE, encoded by the coding sequence ATGGAAAAAATCTTTAAAGTAACTAGCGACTCAGGAATTCATGCTCGTCCAGCAACTCTACTTGTAAACACTGCAAGCAAATTTGGTTCTGACATTAACTTAGAGTATAACGGAAAAAACGTTAACTTAAAATCAATCATGGGTGTTATGTCTTTAGGTATTCAACAAGGCGCAGAAATTAAAATCACTGCAAATGGTGATGATGCAGCTCAAGCACTAGCAGCTATCGAAGAAACTATGAAAAACGAAGGATTAGGAGAATAA
- a CDS encoding NAD(P)-dependent oxidoreductase, with amino-acid sequence MEREISSIGFIGTGVMGKSMVRHLMQGGYKVHVYNRTKEKAADLLKEGANWCSTPKELVENVDVVMTMVGYPHDVEEVYFGADGILEHANEGTIAIDFTTSTPTLAKRIYAAGKEKAVYTLDAPVSGGDVGAKEGRLAIMIGGEQEVYEICLPLFEKLGTNIQLQGPAGSGQHTKMCNQIAIASNMIGVCEAVAYAKKAGLNPDKVLQSISTGAAGSWSLSNLAPRMLKEDFEPGFYVKHFMKDMKIALDEAEKLQLPVPGLTLAKSLYEELIEDGEEDSGTQVLYKKYIRG; translated from the coding sequence ATGGAACGTGAAATTTCATCAATTGGTTTTATAGGTACAGGTGTTATGGGGAAAAGTATGGTACGTCATTTAATGCAAGGTGGCTATAAGGTACATGTTTATAATAGGACAAAAGAAAAAGCGGCGGATTTATTAAAAGAAGGGGCAAATTGGTGCAGTACCCCGAAAGAATTAGTTGAAAATGTTGATGTTGTTATGACGATGGTAGGATATCCTCATGACGTAGAGGAGGTCTATTTTGGAGCTGATGGAATTTTAGAACATGCAAATGAAGGAACAATTGCAATTGATTTTACAACATCTACACCAACGCTAGCAAAACGTATATATGCAGCTGGAAAAGAAAAAGCTGTATATACACTAGATGCACCGGTATCTGGAGGGGATGTTGGCGCCAAAGAAGGAAGACTAGCCATTATGATTGGTGGTGAGCAAGAAGTGTATGAAATTTGTTTACCTTTATTTGAAAAACTAGGAACAAATATTCAATTGCAAGGACCAGCAGGAAGCGGGCAACATACAAAAATGTGTAATCAAATTGCAATTGCATCTAACATGATAGGTGTGTGCGAGGCGGTAGCTTATGCGAAAAAAGCAGGGCTTAATCCCGATAAAGTATTACAGAGCATTTCAACTGGAGCTGCCGGTAGTTGGTCATTAAGTAATTTAGCTCCGCGCATGTTGAAAGAAGACTTTGAACCTGGCTTTTATGTAAAACACTTTATGAAAGACATGAAAATTGCTTTAGATGAGGCTGAAAAGCTACAATTGCCTGTACCAGGCTTAACGTTAGCTAAAAGTTTATATGAAGAATTAATAGAGGATGGAGAAGAAGATAGCGGGACACAAGTGTTATATAAAAAATACATAAGGGGGTAA
- a CDS encoding serine hydrolase domain-containing protein, protein MIKKIVITVLICFIVCGSAYYFLYTPEKEKVLTSRATPSVESELQNNLEKKEEPQVNYASISQKLDQYLKDKEFNGTVLVADKDHVILNKGYGYADVQNKIENTPQTKYRIGSITKTVVATSILQLQEQGKLNIHDNVNKYIPSFPVNKNITLYHLLTHTSGLPEHAKGNVNAASRLQLINWIGRQNVEFPAGTGWRYTDYNYMVLAYIIESISKKPLGDYIKENIFAKAEMHESGMGNMVPGDQHFTKGYVKKDNVLVPAQKLGMNWLYGCGEMYTTVGDMKKLDEAIINGKLLSEQSIQAMFTPPAERKYAFSFYIYPDYFHNHGVLSGWNTFNNFNKEKGTFVILFSNVKNSMDDNFNKEFRKMVSNLLEQRG, encoded by the coding sequence ATGATAAAAAAAATAGTAATTACAGTTTTAATTTGTTTTATAGTATGTGGGAGTGCGTACTACTTTCTTTACACTCCAGAAAAAGAAAAGGTATTAACATCAAGAGCAACGCCGTCTGTTGAATCTGAGTTACAAAATAATTTGGAAAAAAAGGAAGAACCGCAAGTCAATTATGCTAGCATATCTCAAAAATTAGATCAATATTTAAAAGATAAAGAGTTTAATGGTACGGTTCTTGTTGCAGATAAAGATCATGTTATATTGAACAAGGGATACGGATATGCAGATGTTCAAAATAAAATTGAAAATACGCCACAAACAAAATACCGTATCGGTTCTATAACAAAAACTGTTGTAGCGACATCTATTTTACAGCTACAAGAACAGGGGAAGCTAAACATTCATGATAATGTAAATAAATATATTCCTTCATTTCCAGTAAATAAAAATATTACGCTATATCATTTATTAACGCATACCTCTGGTTTACCAGAGCATGCAAAGGGAAATGTGAATGCTGCTTCGCGCTTACAGTTAATTAATTGGATTGGACGTCAAAATGTAGAATTTCCTGCAGGAACTGGGTGGAGATATACAGATTATAATTATATGGTGCTGGCTTATATTATAGAAAGTATATCGAAAAAACCTTTAGGAGATTACATAAAAGAAAATATATTTGCTAAAGCAGAAATGCACGAATCAGGTATGGGAAATATGGTCCCGGGAGATCAGCACTTTACTAAAGGATATGTAAAGAAAGATAATGTACTTGTACCTGCGCAGAAATTGGGAATGAATTGGTTATACGGTTGTGGGGAGATGTATACGACAGTTGGAGATATGAAGAAGTTAGATGAAGCGATTATTAATGGAAAACTTCTTTCCGAGCAAAGTATACAAGCGATGTTTACACCTCCAGCAGAACGAAAATATGCATTTAGTTTCTATATATATCCGGATTATTTTCATAATCATGGTGTATTATCTGGGTGGAATACTTTCAATAATTTTAATAAAGAAAAAGGAACGTTTGTTATTTTATTTTCAAATGTGAAAAATAGTATGGATGATAATTTTAATAAAGAATTCCGAAAGATGGTAAGTAATTTATTAGAACAAAGGGGATGA
- a CDS encoding nitroreductase family protein, producing MTNKDFFNVLYERTSTRAFNPEKEIASTELQEILKAAAQAPSAWNLQHWKFLVFQGKEVQSRLHPIAYNQQQILDASAVVAILGDLEAYKNVEPVYGPIVEQGFMKEEAKERLAQNIESAYNREQFPRDAAFSNASLAAMQLMLAAKATGWDTCAIGGFNPQALTEEFNVSSRYVPIMLITIGESTLKGHPAPRMSVEQVTEWAK from the coding sequence ATGACAAACAAAGACTTTTTTAATGTTTTATACGAACGCACATCTACACGTGCATTTAATCCTGAGAAAGAAATTGCATCTACAGAACTACAAGAGATTTTAAAAGCGGCTGCTCAAGCGCCTTCAGCTTGGAACTTGCAACACTGGAAATTCCTTGTTTTCCAAGGTAAAGAGGTACAAAGTCGTTTACACCCTATCGCTTATAATCAGCAACAAATTCTTGATGCCTCTGCAGTAGTCGCTATTTTAGGAGACTTAGAAGCTTATAAAAATGTTGAACCTGTTTATGGTCCAATTGTAGAGCAAGGATTTATGAAAGAAGAAGCAAAAGAGCGTTTAGCTCAAAATATTGAGTCAGCATATAACCGTGAACAATTTCCACGCGATGCAGCCTTCTCAAATGCATCTTTAGCAGCGATGCAACTTATGCTAGCAGCAAAAGCAACTGGATGGGATACTTGTGCTATTGGCGGCTTTAATCCACAAGCATTAACGGAGGAATTCAACGTTTCTTCTCGCTATGTACCAATTATGCTTATTACAATTGGTGAGTCTACTTTAAAAGGACATCCTGCACCACGTATGAGTGTTGAGCAAGTAACTGAATGGGCTAAATAA
- the ptsG gene encoding PTS glucose transporter subunit IIABC, which translates to MFKKIFGVLQKVGKALMLPVAILPAAGILLGFGNAFQNPQLTNVIPALKADWFVMVAKIMEQSGDIIFANLALLFAVGVAIGLAGGDGVAGLAAFVGYLIMNKTMSVFLEVDKLVKVTSTGSDPVKIGFADPAYANVLGIPTLQTGVFGGIIVGIIAAYCYNKYFNIELPSYLGFFAGKRFVPIATATFSLLVGILMCFVWPYIQGGLNTFSHQMIDANRTLAAFIFGLIERSLIPFGLHHIFYSPFWFEFGQYTNAAGELIRGDQKIFMAQLKDGVELTAGTFTTGKYPFMMFGLPAAALAMYHEARPENKKLAAGILGSAALTTFLTGITEPLEFSFLFVAPVLFGIHAVFAGLSFMTMQILGVKIGMTFSGGLIDFMLFGVLPGRTQWWWVIVVGLVLAVIYYFGFRFAIRKWDLKTPGREVTTDADGAGKTEAGELPREVLVALGGKENIASLDACITRLRVQVNEQKNVNKDRLKELGAAGVLEIGNNIQAIFGPKSDTLKSQIHDIMSGRTPHVEKEEPVKVEEVPQKVDENETIVSPIEGKILPITEVPDQVFSGKMMGDGFAIEPTEGTVVSPVNGEIVNVFPTKHAIGIQSEGGKEILIHFGIDTVKLNGEGFEALVAQGDKVKQGQPLLKVDLAFVKENAPSIITPIVFTNLPQGQQVELKKDGNVKKGENAIIDIQ; encoded by the coding sequence ATGTTTAAGAAGATCTTTGGTGTTCTTCAAAAAGTCGGAAAAGCGCTTATGCTTCCAGTAGCGATTTTGCCGGCAGCAGGTATTTTACTTGGATTTGGTAATGCATTTCAAAATCCACAGCTAACAAATGTTATTCCTGCTTTAAAAGCAGATTGGTTCGTAATGGTTGCAAAAATCATGGAGCAATCTGGTGACATTATTTTCGCTAACCTTGCGCTATTATTCGCAGTTGGGGTAGCGATTGGTTTAGCTGGTGGAGACGGAGTAGCTGGTTTAGCAGCATTCGTCGGCTACTTAATTATGAACAAAACAATGAGTGTGTTCTTAGAAGTAGATAAGCTAGTGAAAGTAACAAGTACTGGGTCTGATCCAGTGAAAATTGGTTTTGCAGATCCTGCTTATGCAAACGTATTAGGGATTCCAACGCTACAAACAGGAGTATTTGGTGGTATTATCGTCGGGATAATAGCGGCATATTGTTATAATAAATACTTCAATATTGAATTACCATCATACTTAGGTTTCTTTGCAGGTAAGCGTTTCGTACCGATCGCAACTGCAACATTCTCTTTATTAGTAGGTATTTTAATGTGTTTCGTTTGGCCATATATTCAAGGTGGCTTAAATACGTTCTCACATCAAATGATTGATGCGAATAGAACGTTAGCAGCATTTATATTCGGTTTAATTGAACGTTCATTAATTCCATTTGGATTACATCACATTTTCTATTCACCGTTCTGGTTCGAATTCGGTCAGTATACAAATGCAGCTGGCGAATTAATCCGTGGTGACCAAAAAATCTTTATGGCACAGTTAAAAGATGGCGTAGAATTAACAGCCGGTACATTTACAACTGGTAAGTATCCGTTCATGATGTTCGGTCTTCCAGCAGCAGCGCTAGCGATGTACCATGAAGCACGTCCAGAAAATAAAAAATTAGCAGCAGGTATTTTAGGATCTGCCGCATTAACAACTTTCCTAACAGGTATTACAGAGCCACTTGAATTTTCATTCTTATTCGTAGCACCAGTATTATTCGGAATACATGCAGTATTCGCTGGTTTATCATTTATGACAATGCAAATTTTAGGTGTTAAAATTGGTATGACGTTCTCTGGTGGTTTAATTGACTTTATGTTATTTGGTGTATTACCGGGTCGTACGCAATGGTGGTGGGTAATTGTTGTTGGTCTTGTACTAGCAGTTATTTACTACTTCGGATTCCGGTTTGCAATCCGTAAATGGGATCTAAAAACACCTGGTCGTGAAGTAACAACAGATGCTGATGGTGCAGGAAAAACAGAAGCAGGCGAGCTTCCTCGTGAAGTATTAGTAGCGCTTGGTGGTAAAGAAAACATCGCTTCTTTAGATGCTTGTATCACACGTTTACGTGTTCAAGTTAACGAACAAAAAAATGTAAACAAAGATCGTTTAAAAGAACTTGGAGCAGCTGGTGTACTTGAAATTGGAAATAACATTCAAGCTATTTTCGGACCGAAATCTGACACATTGAAATCACAAATTCATGATATTATGTCAGGTCGTACACCTCATGTTGAAAAAGAAGAGCCTGTAAAGGTAGAAGAAGTTCCTCAAAAAGTTGATGAAAATGAAACAATCGTATCACCAATTGAAGGAAAAATCTTACCGATTACAGAAGTACCTGACCAAGTATTCTCAGGGAAAATGATGGGAGATGGATTTGCGATTGAGCCAACAGAAGGAACAGTAGTTTCTCCAGTTAATGGTGAAATTGTCAATGTATTCCCTACAAAGCATGCGATTGGTATTCAGTCTGAAGGTGGAAAAGAAATTTTAATCCACTTCGGTATTGATACTGTAAAATTGAATGGTGAAGGTTTTGAAGCACTTGTAGCACAAGGAGATAAAGTGAAACAAGGACAACCATTACTAAAAGTAGATCTTGCATTTGTAAAAGAAAATGCACCATCTATTATTACGCCGATTGTCTTTACGAATTTACCACAAGGACAACAAGTCGAATTGAAAAAAGATGGAAATGTTAAGAAGGGCGAAAACGCTATTATTGACATTCAGTAA
- the glcT gene encoding glucose PTS transporter transcription antiterminator GlcT, protein MNNYLEIKKVLNNNVIIASHSEHEEVVVIGKGIGFGKKAKDVLESEQIEKMFVLKNERDREQYKLLVPHVSEKLIELMNDIMLYIQEKAQSPLNEHIHIALTDHISFAIKRLKQGFTIDNPFLVETKMLYPEEYKIAEEVVQLLNSRLQITLPEGEIGFIALHIYSSLTNSDLSSVNQNSRLIAQLVSLIETNLHITLDPESIHYLRLIRHLQYAIERVKKGEQVEEAQGFADLLKAEYPVCYNLAWKLVKVMQKELQLSVYEAESIYLTMHLQRLVKAEQV, encoded by the coding sequence ATGAATAATTATCTAGAAATTAAAAAAGTTTTAAATAATAATGTCATCATTGCTAGCCATTCTGAACATGAGGAAGTAGTAGTGATCGGTAAAGGAATTGGATTTGGAAAAAAAGCAAAAGATGTGTTGGAGTCAGAACAAATTGAAAAAATGTTCGTTTTGAAAAATGAACGTGATCGTGAACAATATAAACTTTTAGTACCACATGTAAGTGAAAAACTAATCGAATTAATGAATGATATTATGTTGTATATTCAAGAAAAGGCACAATCACCATTAAATGAACATATTCATATTGCTTTAACGGATCATATTTCTTTTGCAATTAAAAGGCTGAAACAAGGATTTACAATTGATAATCCTTTTTTAGTTGAGACAAAGATGCTATATCCAGAGGAATATAAAATCGCTGAAGAAGTTGTACAGCTTTTAAATTCTCGTTTGCAAATTACATTGCCAGAAGGAGAAATTGGTTTTATTGCACTTCATATTTATAGTTCACTTACGAACTCTGATTTATCTTCTGTTAATCAAAACTCCCGTCTCATTGCACAGCTTGTATCTTTAATTGAAACAAACTTACACATTACATTAGATCCAGAAAGCATTCATTATTTACGTCTTATTCGTCATTTGCAATATGCAATTGAACGTGTAAAAAAGGGAGAACAGGTAGAAGAAGCACAAGGGTTTGCTGATTTATTAAAAGCAGAGTACCCAGTTTGTTATAATTTAGCTTGGAAGCTTGTAAAGGTAATGCAGAAAGAATTGCAGTTATCTGTATATGAAGCGGAAAGCATTTATTTAACGATGCACTTGCAAAGGTTAGTGAAAGCGGAGCAGGTGTAA
- a CDS encoding Cof-type HAD-IIB family hydrolase: MIKMFVSDIDGTMMQHGGIIDEQDIAALRSLADQNVILCFASGRLDNEIADLMKAVDTNFHRISVNGVFVYTHANKQLLSATFDSSILPELLAMTKEEPYFRYVSDEHNYYIEEKTPFIHELEQQVTMTSVEEPNLLQKIDDTIFPNKISVGGTKEELQILQKKIDEKFHGKVSTFISAEQCLDVMPPNISKGSAISVLLQEFQMKPEEIACVGDSYNDIPMFALTPHSFAMAQADDAVKEHAHYVVNAVKDAVTHVLTYNAKENKNTTHSL, from the coding sequence ATGATTAAAATGTTTGTAAGTGATATCGATGGTACAATGATGCAACACGGAGGCATTATCGATGAACAAGATATTGCGGCACTCCGCAGTCTTGCAGATCAAAATGTAATTCTTTGTTTCGCTTCTGGAAGACTTGATAATGAAATTGCAGACTTAATGAAAGCAGTAGATACAAATTTCCACCGCATTAGTGTAAACGGTGTTTTCGTATACACGCATGCCAATAAACAACTGTTGTCTGCAACATTCGATTCTAGTATCTTACCTGAGTTATTAGCGATGACAAAGGAAGAACCTTACTTCCGTTATGTAAGCGATGAGCATAATTACTATATCGAGGAAAAGACACCGTTTATTCATGAACTTGAACAACAAGTAACTATGACTTCTGTTGAAGAACCAAATTTATTACAAAAAATTGACGATACAATTTTCCCTAATAAAATTTCTGTCGGCGGGACAAAAGAAGAATTACAAATCCTTCAGAAAAAAATTGATGAAAAATTCCATGGAAAAGTTAGTACTTTCATTTCAGCTGAACAATGTTTAGATGTAATGCCACCAAATATTAGTAAAGGTTCTGCAATTTCTGTTTTATTACAAGAGTTTCAAATGAAACCGGAGGAAATAGCATGCGTCGGTGATTCTTACAATGATATCCCTATGTTTGCCTTAACACCTCATAGTTTTGCTATGGCTCAAGCAGACGACGCAGTAAAAGAACACGCACATTATGTCGTAAACGCAGTAAAAGACGCTGTCACACACGTACTTACTTACAATGCAAAAGAAAATAAAAATACGACTCACTCCTTATAA
- the ptsP gene encoding phosphoenolpyruvate--protein phosphotransferase: MTLNIQGIAASSGIAIAKAFRLENPEFKIEKKSITNEAAEIARLDAALEKAKSELEAIKDHAFAELGADKAAIFEAHLLVLNDPELVNPVKDKVNSEKVNAEFAMDEVATMFITMFENMDNEYMKERAADIRDVTKRVLAHLLGINFSNPGTISEEVIIIAEDLTPSDTAQLNRKYAKGFTTDIGGRTSHSAIMARSMEIPAVVGTKVVMEKIQNGDIVIIDGLDGEVIVNPSEETLRTFEEKKAKFEEQKSEWAKLKDQATVTSDGHHVELVANIGTPNDVQGIIDNGGEGVGLYRTEFLYMGRDNLPTEEEQFEAYKAVLEGVKEGQPVVVRTLDIGGDKELPYLHLPKEMNPFLGYRAIRLCLEEQDVFRTQLRALLRASVYGDLKIMFPMIATLDEFRQAKAILLEEKERLVQAGTTVSDSIEVGMMVEIPASAVLADQFAKEVDFFSIGTNDLIQYTMAADRMNERVSYLYQPYNPSILRLVKMVIDAAHKEGKWAGMCGEMAGDSLAIPLLLGLGLDEFSMSATSILPARTQLSKLSKAEMETLAEKALTMSTAEEVVELVKSI, translated from the coding sequence ATGACTCTTAATATCCAAGGGATCGCTGCATCAAGTGGGATTGCTATTGCAAAGGCTTTCAGACTTGAAAATCCTGAATTTAAGATTGAAAAGAAATCAATTACAAACGAAGCTGCTGAAATTGCACGCTTAGACGCTGCGCTTGAGAAAGCAAAATCTGAATTAGAAGCAATTAAAGACCACGCTTTTGCTGAGCTTGGTGCTGATAAAGCTGCGATCTTTGAAGCACATTTATTAGTATTAAACGATCCAGAACTAGTAAACCCAGTAAAAGATAAAGTAAATAGTGAAAAAGTAAATGCTGAATTTGCAATGGATGAAGTTGCAACAATGTTCATTACTATGTTTGAAAACATGGATAACGAGTATATGAAAGAACGTGCTGCGGACATTCGCGACGTAACAAAACGCGTTCTTGCACATTTACTAGGAATTAACTTCTCAAACCCAGGTACAATTTCTGAAGAAGTAATCATCATTGCTGAAGATTTAACACCATCTGATACTGCTCAGTTAAACCGTAAGTATGCAAAAGGTTTCACAACTGATATCGGTGGACGTACATCTCACTCTGCAATTATGGCTCGTTCTATGGAAATTCCAGCTGTTGTTGGTACGAAAGTTGTTATGGAAAAAATCCAAAACGGCGATATCGTAATCATCGATGGTTTAGATGGAGAGGTAATTGTAAACCCATCTGAAGAAACTCTTCGTACTTTTGAAGAAAAGAAAGCAAAATTTGAAGAGCAAAAATCTGAATGGGCAAAATTAAAAGATCAAGCCACTGTAACAAGTGATGGGCATCACGTTGAGCTTGTTGCTAATATCGGAACACCAAACGATGTACAAGGTATTATCGATAATGGCGGAGAAGGCGTTGGTTTATACCGCACAGAATTCTTATACATGGGCCGTGACAATCTTCCAACAGAAGAAGAACAGTTCGAAGCATATAAAGCAGTTCTGGAAGGTGTAAAAGAAGGCCAGCCAGTCGTTGTTCGTACACTTGACATCGGTGGAGATAAAGAGCTTCCATACTTACATTTACCAAAAGAAATGAACCCATTCTTAGGATACCGCGCAATTCGCTTATGTCTTGAAGAACAAGATGTGTTCCGTACACAACTTCGTGCATTACTTCGTGCTAGCGTATACGGTGACTTAAAAATTATGTTCCCAATGATTGCAACTCTTGACGAGTTCCGTCAAGCGAAAGCGATCTTATTAGAAGAGAAAGAAAGACTTGTCCAGGCGGGTACCACTGTTTCTGATTCTATTGAAGTTGGTATGATGGTTGAAATTCCAGCATCAGCAGTATTAGCAGATCAATTCGCAAAAGAAGTTGATTTCTTCTCTATCGGAACAAATGACTTAATCCAATACACAATGGCTGCAGACCGTATGAACGAACGTGTATCTTACTTATACCAACCATATAATCCATCAATTTTACGTCTTGTAAAAATGGTTATCGATGCTGCTCATAAAGAAGGCAAATGGGCTGGTATGTGTGGTGAGATGGCGGGAGATTCACTGGCTATCCCATTATTATTAGGATTAGGTTTAGATGAGTTCAGTATGAGTGCAACATCTATCCTTCCTGCAAGAACACAACTAAGCAAGTTGTCAAAAGCAGAAATGGAAACATTAGCAGAAAAAGCATTAACAATGTCAACTGCTGAAGAAGTTGTTGAATTGGTTAAAAGCATATAA
- a CDS encoding sensor domain-containing diguanylate cyclase has protein sequence MNILHFLLENTVFQNVLQDLQLNVLYIEDGCTHQRAIEDVHPKCMFIASSFEEGEILFKRVQPQIVIMYVSDCTQVKYIKNIYDPQSSFIVIWDQPVKTEFVDVLNLGIRNIVIAPVTPQVVFEEINKSLYQLSLLRQVSLQQELLQMIFDFQNDLLFIVEDDEIVDCNTNFLSFFGYEDLFAYREQHLVFAEHLIEENGYYATNHDITWLDDTLSNERKIKMYNYEGEEFVFLLRAIPLPEDLSRFIVKCTDITELDEVYQEQERLATIDSLTEIYNRLKFKQILEEKWEGLRRNNQNMALILFDIDDFKKINDTYGHDFGDLALVQLVELMKSKVESQHTFARWGGEEFIILVTNTVEKEVFQVAESLRFFIETKQFSGISKLTASFGIALYEQGITKEELVQRADVALYEAKKNGKNQVRIYRKEKM, from the coding sequence ATGAACATACTACATTTTTTATTAGAGAATACGGTTTTTCAAAATGTATTACAAGACCTCCAGTTAAATGTCCTTTATATAGAAGATGGATGTACACATCAACGTGCAATAGAGGATGTACATCCAAAATGTATGTTTATAGCAAGTAGTTTTGAAGAAGGAGAAATATTGTTTAAGAGGGTGCAACCGCAGATTGTCATTATGTATGTGTCTGATTGCACACAAGTAAAATATATAAAGAATATATATGATCCACAGAGTTCTTTTATTGTTATTTGGGATCAGCCAGTAAAAACTGAATTTGTAGATGTACTGAATTTAGGAATACGAAATATTGTTATAGCTCCTGTCACTCCCCAAGTTGTGTTTGAAGAAATAAATAAGAGTCTGTATCAATTATCTTTATTACGGCAAGTAAGCTTACAACAAGAATTACTTCAAATGATTTTTGATTTTCAAAATGATTTACTATTTATAGTAGAAGATGATGAAATTGTTGATTGTAATACAAATTTTTTAAGTTTTTTTGGATATGAAGATTTATTTGCATATCGTGAACAGCATCTAGTATTTGCGGAACATCTTATTGAAGAGAATGGATATTATGCAACGAATCATGATATTACTTGGTTAGATGATACGTTATCAAATGAGAGAAAAATTAAGATGTATAATTATGAAGGAGAAGAGTTTGTATTTTTATTACGCGCGATACCACTGCCAGAAGATTTGTCCAGGTTCATTGTTAAGTGTACAGATATTACGGAATTAGACGAAGTGTATCAGGAGCAAGAACGGCTTGCTACAATAGACTCTTTAACAGAAATATACAACCGCTTGAAATTTAAACAAATATTAGAAGAAAAATGGGAGGGGCTAAGGCGAAATAATCAAAACATGGCACTTATCTTGTTTGATATAGATGATTTTAAAAAGATAAATGACACATACGGCCATGATTTTGGTGATTTAGCATTAGTTCAATTAGTAGAGCTTATGAAATCTAAAGTTGAATCGCAACATACCTTCGCAAGGTGGGGAGGAGAAGAGTTCATTATATTAGTAACGAATACGGTGGAAAAAGAAGTTTTTCAAGTTGCAGAGTCATTACGTTTTTTTATTGAAACAAAACAATTCTCTGGTATTTCTAAGTTAACGGCTAGTTTCGGTATTGCACTATATGAACAGGGAATTACGAAGGAAGAATTAGTACAACGAGCAGATGTCGCTTTATACGAAGCGAAAAAAAACGGGAAAAATCAAGTTCGTATATATAGAAAAGAAAAAATGTGA
- a CDS encoding DUF3915 domain-containing protein, protein MFGSFGCCDNFRECHHRERECHHREKEEVKEQRPAVCNVLASISVGTELSLLSIRGNGTFRNVIFEGFANGVALFSALAMNDKNDNKDDKNNPNTNTFTGILRVCPTDIVAIAI, encoded by the coding sequence ATGTTTGGATCTTTTGGATGCTGTGATAACTTTAGAGAATGTCATCATCGTGAAAGAGAGTGCCATCATCGTGAAAAGGAAGAAGTTAAAGAACAACGACCTGCTGTATGTAACGTACTTGCGAGCATTTCAGTAGGAACAGAGCTTTCTCTTTTAAGCATTAGAGGAAATGGAACTTTCCGTAATGTAATTTTTGAAGGATTCGCTAACGGTGTTGCTCTTTTCTCAGCTTTAGCGATGAATGACAAAAATGATAATAAAGACGATAAAAACAACCCAAACACAAATACTTTTACAGGTATTTTACGTGTATGCCCAACTGATATCGTTGCTATCGCTATCTAA
- a CDS encoding DUF3909 family protein: protein MNLKKFDGMIDAVQRTTCTSINDKQQAAFKQKYDFEPAFEYGRDENGHYVIRTSKKMLEEMEFYLALKYDRDGIDLYMHAEIDGACYVSVSYGEDALHLQELFQFLEDNK from the coding sequence GTGAATCTCAAAAAGTTTGATGGAATGATTGATGCTGTTCAACGTACAACTTGTACGTCAATTAATGATAAGCAACAAGCTGCATTTAAACAAAAATATGATTTTGAACCAGCGTTTGAATACGGACGTGATGAGAATGGACATTATGTAATTCGAACTTCAAAGAAAATGCTAGAAGAAATGGAATTTTATTTAGCCTTAAAATATGATCGTGACGGAATTGACCTTTATATGCATGCTGAAATTGATGGGGCATGTTATGTATCGGTTAGCTACGGGGAAGATGCTCTTCATTTACAGGAACTATTTCAGTTTTTAGAAGATAATAAATAA